In Neofelis nebulosa isolate mNeoNeb1 chromosome 10, mNeoNeb1.pri, whole genome shotgun sequence, one DNA window encodes the following:
- the LOC131486691 gene encoding basic proline-rich protein, protein MASPGPRRPRRAACLPGPARRSSSASSCAAARGPRPRPPPRAPPPRAASAPAHGPLPSRASTGARAPGPPGFDRAPPPPPGPPPREAPAGARPEPRRPELGWRRREPRALAPVAPRALRAAGWELAARSRSERHAGLPSPRAPPCPPSGRADAVAAAARAPPPCGSAQSPPEWSAPPERGAKANARPRGFPASPGAPKRPAMTRPRDRSCRAPPLWSLPPRNGMVFLSAFNSARSGSAAPAPRHAVSPARARTHTHTLAHTRAPAPPRPPCSGSYYLIFARILSCPSRMRSHAPGGPGPGGGRPRLTRPLLAGGDACGSVATHGRSPLTSAPETRCKGLQRFGG, encoded by the exons ATGGCGAGCCCCGGGCCGCGGCGGCCGCGCCGCGCCGCCTGCCTCCCGGGCCCCGCGCGCCGGTCCTCCTCCGCTTCCTCCTGCGCCGCCGCCCGCGGGCCTCggccgcgccccccgccccgcgccccgccgcccCGGGCAGCCTCAGCTCCGGCCCATGGGCCGCTCCCCAGCCGCGCATCCACCGGGGCCCGGGCACCCGGGCCGCCCGGCTTCGaccgcgcgccgccgccgccgccggg GCCCCCGCCTCGCGAAGCCCCGGCGGGCGCGCGGCCGGAGCCCCGGCGGCCCGAGCTGGGCTGGCGGCGACGCGAGCCCCGGGCCCTCGCACCAGTTGCGCCTCGGGCTCTGCGGGCGGCGGGGTGGGAGCTCGCCGCGCGCTCGCGCTCGGAAAGGCACGCCGGGCTCCCCTCCCCGCgcgcccctccctgcccaccctccgGCCGCGCGGACGCGGTGGCCGCCGCGGCGAGAGCTCCCCCTCCCTGCGGCTCTGCTCAGTCGCCTCCAGAATGGAGCGCCCCTCCCGAGCGGGGCGCTAAGGCAAACGCGCGCCCGCGGGGCTTTCCCGCgtccccaggcgccccaaagcggCCGGCCATGACGCGGCCCCGGGACCGCAGCTGTCGCGCGCCGCCGCTTTGGAGCCTCCCTCCCAGAAACGGAATGGTCTTTCTCTCCGCGTTTAATTCAGCGCGATCGGGGTCCGCAGCGCCAGCGCCGAGACACGCGGTGTCTCCGGCTCGCGCAcgcactcacactcacacactcgcacacactcGCGCGCCCGCACCCCCACGCCCTCCTTGCTCCGGCTCCTATTACCTCATCTTCGCCCGCATCCTCAGCTGTCCGTCAAGGATGCGGAGCCACGCCCCCGGCGGCCCGGGCCCCGGAGGGGGGCGCCCGCGGCTCACACGCCCCCTGCTGGCCGGGGGCGACGCGTGCGGGTCAGTGGCCACGCACGGCCGCTCGCCTCTAACCTCTGCTCCTGAGACCCGGTGCAAAGGGTTGCAGCGATTTGGAGGGTGA